In the genome of Bordetella avium, the window GCGACGTGCTGCTCAGCCTCATCATTCCCTTCTGTGTGTACTTCGTGGCCGAACAGGTCGGCGCCTCAGGCATTCTCGCCGCCGTCGCTGCGGGCATCACCATGAGCTATATCGAGATGTCGGGCCGGCTGCTGGCCACCACGCGGGTCGAGCGCACTGCCGTATGGAATATGGTGCAGTTCACGCTCAACGGCATGATGTTCGTCCTGCTGGGTGAACAATTTCCGACCATTCTCGCCAATCTGTCGCGCGCCGCCGCCGAGAGCGGTGGCCATGCCCTCTACTGGCTGCCGGTCTACGGTCTCTTTATCTGCCTGGCCCTAGTGCTGGTGCGTCTGATATGGGTGGCCACCTCGCTCAAGATCAGCGCCTACCGGTCGCGCCGTAAAGGCCACAAACCCCTACCTATCTCTCCCCGCCTCGTTCTGGCCATGTCTGTAGCAGGCGTGCGCGGCGCCGTCACCCTCGCTGGCGTAATGACGCTGCCTTTCGCCTTGGGCGATGGCACGCCCTTCCCCGCGCGCGATCTCGCGATCAGCCTAGCGGCCTTTGTCATTGTGTTTTCTCTGCTGTTCGCCAGCATCAGCCTGCCGCCGCTTTTGCGCGGGCTGACCTTCCCGCCCAATGACCGGGTTCACCAGGAACGGGTGCTGGCGCAAGAGGCCATGCTGCGTGCCGCGCTCGAAAGTCTGGAAGCGTCCACAAAGAAGCAGATTGCCGCGCACCCTGAAGATGCCGCCCTCTACGCCGAGGTCTCCGATGCACTGGCGGCCAGCTTGCGCCGTCAGGCTGGCGAAGCCGAGGCGGATGGGTCAGCCCAAGACCTGGCGCTACGCATCCGTATCGAGCGCGAATTGCGTCTGGCGGCCGTAACGGCTTCGCGTTATGCCGTTTACCGCCTGGCGCGCACCCACCGCATCTCCGATACGCTGGCGCGCGAGCACGCGCAGCAGCTCGACTTGCAGGAAGCCCGGCTGCGCGCCGTGGAATGATGGACGCCGCCACCTCGGGCCGCTACGGGCCGCCACGCGGGCGGCGTCGGCCTGCCGAGCACAGCCTGTTCTGATCTGACACCCTATTTGCATCAAACCACTTCGGATTATTTTAGGGTTTCTTGCTATTTCCAAACCCTTGAACTCCAAGCAAATTGGGGAACTCTCCTCAACAAAGGATATTGAATCATTAGCCTAGAATTCGGGCTCAAAAAAATCTTTTGACCCTCTTTCTACTCATTGGGCGATCACTAGCATCAATGAGATATAGCAATGTTCAAGACACACCCACCCCTGATCCGCAGCGCGCTGATCATTGCCGGGGCCAGCCTCATGGTCCCGGTCTT includes:
- a CDS encoding Na+/H+ antiporter, whose amino-acid sequence is MSTFAIIMAMLVAVMLSGVLARILPRAIPLPFIQIAFGFLIAAVFQRGVLIEPDIFFLLFLPPLLFLDGWRVSKLAVLQEASSIVQLAFGLVFLTVLGVGYFIHWMIPLVPLTVAFAIAAIVSPTDPVAVEAISHRVRIPRRMMAVLEGESLFNDASGLVAFRLAVVAAMTGAFSLTNASMYFVWLTVAGICTGIALTWLLMRTRALLTRRFGSEPGSDVLLSLIIPFCVYFVAEQVGASGILAAVAAGITMSYIEMSGRLLATTRVERTAVWNMVQFTLNGMMFVLLGEQFPTILANLSRAAAESGGHALYWLPVYGLFICLALVLVRLIWVATSLKISAYRSRRKGHKPLPISPRLVLAMSVAGVRGAVTLAGVMTLPFALGDGTPFPARDLAISLAAFVIVFSLLFASISLPPLLRGLTFPPNDRVHQERVLAQEAMLRAALESLEASTKKQIAAHPEDAALYAEVSDALAASLRRQAGEAEADGSAQDLALRIRIERELRLAAVTASRYAVYRLARTHRISDTLAREHAQQLDLQEARLRAVE